Proteins encoded in a region of the Gopherus flavomarginatus isolate rGopFla2 chromosome 19, rGopFla2.mat.asm, whole genome shotgun sequence genome:
- the TTC19 gene encoding tetratricopeptide repeat protein 19, mitochondrial, with amino-acid sequence MLAALRRGPGLVAAAGRRCCGARLPARWDKAQGRRGAAWGAGSLRAGSGLSPGGVLAALAAFSLFSKNAEEEKETKKGESAGTEDTIIFLLKKAKLSIMKQELEEAERILHQAIQLSHKSDNKKAIIYTYDLMANLAFLRGHLDSAEKLFKAAMSFLLAGDMKQDDNAIIEISLKLASIYAAQNQHKLALAGYEFCILTLDEKIAKYRDLPEDVLPAEERANTHLLLGLCLDSYGRYLLANKQLSEAQRMYERALQISKEVQGDTHPQTVVLMNDLATVLDAQGLYDEAYTHVKRASELAKQTEHPEEHMVLNNLAGILMHREDFLQAKDVYRKALKQAELKGDTASMKHIQEELAELAKRRKQSN; translated from the exons ATGCTGGCGGCGCTGCGCAGGGGGCCGGGCCTGGTGGCGGCCGCGGGGAGACGTTGCTGCGGGGCGCGCCTGCCGGCCCGGTGGGACAAGGCCCagggcaggcgcggggccgcctGGGGAGCGGGGTCCCTGCGGGCGGGGAGCGGGCTCAGCCCCGGGGGCGTCCTGGCCGCCCTGGCAG CTTTCTCTTTGTTCTCTAAAAATgctgaggaagagaaggagacAAAGAAAGGGGAGAGTGCGGGGACTGAAGACACCATTATATTCCTTTTGAAGAAAGCCAAG CTCAGCATCATGAAGCAGGAGCTTGAGGAAGCGGAGCGGATTCTGCACCAAGCCATCCAACTCTCCCATAAGTCGGACAACAAGAAAGCCATCATTTATACCTATGACCTG ATGGCAAACCTTGCGTTCCTGAGGGGTCACCTGGACAGC GCAGAGAAGCTCTTCAAAGCAGCAATGAGCTTCTTGCTGGCTGGGGACATGAAACAG GATGACAATGCCATCATTGAAATATCTCTCAAGCTGGCCAGTATCTATGCTGCTCAGAACCA ACACAAGCTGGCTCTCGCTGGCTATGAGTTCTGCATTCTGACCCTGGATGAGAAGATAGCCAAATACAGGGACTTGCCTGAGGATGTCCTCCCAG CAGAGGAAAGAGCCAACACACACCTCCTACTTGGTCTGTGCCTGGACTCATATGGTCGCTACCTCCTGGCCAACAAACAGCTGTCTGAGGCCCAAAGAATGTATGAGAGGGCACTTCAGATCTCCAAGGAGGTCCAGGGAGACACCCATCCCCAG ACTGTGGTACTGATGAATGACTTGGCAACTGTGCTGGATGCCCAGGGCCTCTATGATGAGGCATATACACATGTGAAGAGGGCATCTGAATTGGCAAAGCAGACTGAACACCCTGAGGAGCACATGGTGCTGAATAACCTTGCAGGAATTCTGATGCACAGAG AAGACTTTCTGCAAGCAAAAGACGTGTACAGAAAAGCCCTGAAACAGGCAGAGCTGAAAGGAGACACTGCATCCATGAAGCACATACAGGAAGAACTAGCAGAGCTGGCCAAGAGGAGAAAGCAGTCAAACTGA
- the ZSWIM7 gene encoding zinc finger SWIM domain-containing protein 7 isoform X4: MDPPGRHPTKLAILISQHTVRPCREVRLSVEEDGGHFACSSRGAFERDKKGFPGDLAWLKFVFGSSAVAALDLVDQHSVTRIVSPSGRAVYQNSVAACPAVCKQFKMLMWKCLLSSWA, encoded by the exons atggaTCCTCCAGGCAGACATCCTACCAAATTGGCAATCCTAATATCCCAGCATACTGTGCGGCCCTGCAGAGAG GTTCGGTTGAGTGTGGAGGAAGATGGAGGCCACTTTGCCTGCAGTAGCAGAGGAGCTTTTGAAAGAGATAAAAAAGGCTTTCCAGGAGACCTCGCATG GctgaaatttgtatttggctcATCTGCTGTGGCAGCCTTGGATTTGGTTGATCAACACTCAGTCACGCGAATCGTGTCTCCTAGTGGAAGGGCCGTGTACCAG AACTCTGTGGCAGCCTGCCCTGCTGTCTGTAAACAGTTTAAAATGCTCATGTGGAAATGTCTGCTCAGCTCCTGGGCTTAG